Proteins encoded together in one Mannheimia haemolytica window:
- the recN gene encoding Recombination protein N: protein MLTQLTINNFAIVRHLVLELNEGMSVITGETGAGKSIAIDALGLCLGYRSESGMIRNGSDKADISATFTMQPTSPAYLWLQEHELLDEDNPQECILRRMINVDGRSKAFVNNRSLPVSQLRELGQYLIHLNGQHAPQLLLKNEYQLEIVDHYATLQPLLMVMAKQYVNWKELNKQVKNFQKQCQENEARKQLLEYQVEELDEFAIKANEFEEMEEKYNILSSSEELTEISDEITRLLSDDEINANSLIYKALRNAENLAEVDSQYQGILDMLNEALIQIQEASSEVAQLASKIEQDPELLQELDNRIAQTISLARKHHIQPNELWQYHATLKAELQELLDFEDNEEQLIQNEKQAYQECITLAEEIYQKRLDAAHKLSEQVTKQIKHLAMENGEFFIHIEHNLEKMSANGADYVEFNLRSNLGQQAQPLVKIASGGELSRISLAVQVLTANKLSTPTIIFDEVDVGISGSAATTVGKLLRKLGEKCQVLCVTHLPQVASYGNQQFNVQKYVENNQTETQMTLLTEAERIHALARLLGGSEITETVLANAKEMLNLAKNNE, encoded by the coding sequence ATGCTTACTCAACTTACGATTAATAATTTTGCGATTGTTCGCCATCTTGTTCTTGAATTAAATGAAGGTATGTCTGTCATTACCGGTGAAACCGGTGCTGGGAAATCAATCGCTATTGATGCCTTAGGGCTATGCTTAGGTTATCGTTCTGAAAGTGGAATGATTAGAAACGGTTCGGACAAAGCAGATATAAGTGCAACCTTTACTATGCAGCCAACCAGTCCGGCTTATTTATGGCTACAAGAACATGAACTGCTTGATGAAGATAATCCTCAAGAGTGTATCTTACGCCGTATGATTAATGTTGATGGACGCTCAAAAGCCTTTGTAAATAACCGATCATTACCTGTTTCACAACTTCGAGAGTTGGGGCAATATCTTATTCATTTAAATGGGCAACATGCACCACAATTACTCCTAAAAAACGAATATCAACTTGAAATAGTCGATCATTATGCCACGTTACAGCCTTTATTGATGGTGATGGCAAAGCAATATGTGAATTGGAAAGAACTGAATAAGCAGGTAAAAAATTTCCAAAAACAGTGCCAAGAAAATGAAGCTCGCAAACAGCTATTAGAATATCAAGTTGAGGAATTAGATGAATTTGCAATTAAAGCAAATGAATTTGAAGAAATGGAAGAGAAATACAATATCTTGTCTTCTTCCGAGGAGCTTACTGAAATTTCAGATGAAATCACACGCTTATTAAGTGATGATGAAATCAATGCAAATAGTCTGATTTATAAAGCGTTACGCAATGCAGAAAACTTGGCTGAGGTTGATAGCCAATATCAGGGCATTTTAGATATGCTTAATGAGGCCCTGATTCAGATTCAAGAAGCAAGCTCCGAAGTGGCTCAATTAGCCAGTAAAATTGAACAAGATCCGGAATTACTACAGGAGCTGGATAATAGAATTGCACAAACTATATCATTAGCACGCAAACACCATATTCAACCGAATGAATTATGGCAATATCACGCGACATTAAAAGCAGAACTACAGGAATTACTGGATTTTGAAGATAATGAAGAACAACTCATTCAAAATGAAAAACAAGCTTACCAAGAGTGTATAACATTAGCAGAAGAAATTTACCAAAAACGTCTAGATGCCGCACATAAGCTCTCTGAACAAGTAACAAAACAAATTAAACACTTAGCAATGGAAAACGGTGAGTTCTTTATTCATATAGAACATAATCTTGAAAAAATGTCTGCAAATGGTGCTGACTATGTCGAGTTTAATTTACGCAGCAATTTAGGACAACAAGCCCAACCACTGGTAAAAATTGCTTCTGGTGGTGAGCTATCTCGCATTTCTCTGGCAGTACAAGTGCTTACCGCAAATAAACTTTCTACGCCCACTATTATTTTTGATGAAGTTGATGTTGGGATTAGTGGCTCTGCTGCCACTACAGTCGGAAAGCTACTGCGTAAGCTAGGCGAAAAATGCCAAGTATTATGTGTAACCCATTTACCTCAAGTGGCAAGTTACGGCAACCAGCAGTTTAATGTACAAAAATATGTAGAAAATAATCAAACTGAAACGCAAATGACATTACTCACAGAAGCAGAGCGTATTCACGCCTTGGCTCGACTATTAGGCGGAAGCGAAATCACTGAAACGGTTTTAGCTAATGCAAAAGAAATGCTAAATTTAGCGAAAAATAACGAATAG